The following coding sequences are from one Rhinoraja longicauda isolate Sanriku21f chromosome 7, sRhiLon1.1, whole genome shotgun sequence window:
- the spry2 gene encoding protein sprouty homolog 2 translates to MDTRTQNGSGSPALLLLQRDSGRQHMEPDPRDVQAQQVQVLSLDQIRIIRATNEYTEGPTVAPRPGSTSVYRPSSQHKNERMPGLNNNQDHQRLNSRSQHHHVHSSLRAPLIRSTSTVSSGSRSSTRTSTSSTSSDQRLLGPCSSPTRHVSDRIIRVQPKPDFKSDELKPLGKEELGKHIYRCEDCGKCKCEECTYPRTLPSCWFCEKRCLCSAQNAVEYGTCVCFVKCVFYHCSNYDEEDSCADNPCSCSQSHCCARWSAMGFMSLLMPCLWCYLPAKGCLKLCQGCYDRVNRPGCRCKNSNTVCCKVPSLPPRNLEKPS, encoded by the coding sequence ATGGATACGCGAACTCAAAATGGCAGTGGTTCCCCAGCCCTGCTACTgttgcagcgtgacagcggaaggCAACACATGGAACCTGACCCTAGGGATGTACAGGCGCAGCAGGTTCAGGTGTTGTCACTTGATCAGATCCGAATTATAAGAGCCACTAATGAGTACACGGAGGGACCGACTGTTGCCCCGAGGCCAGGGAGCACGTCTGTGTACCGACCATCTTCTCAACATAAAAATGAAAGGATGCCTGGATTAAATAACAACCAAGACCATCAGCGGCTTAACAGCCGCAGTCAACACCACCATGTGCATTCTTCATTGAGGGCGCCTTTAATTCGTTCAACAAGCACTGTGAGTTCAGGTTCTAGGAGTAGCACAAGGACAAGTACAAGTAGTACATCATCTGACCAGAGGCTTTTGGGACCTTGCTCATCACCAACTCGCCATGTCTCTGATCGGATAATCAGGGTGCAACCCAAACCGGATTTTAAATCTGATGAACTGAAACCTCTAGGCAAAGAAGAATTGGGCAAGCATATCTACCGATGTGAAGACTGTGGGAAATGCAAGTGTGAGGAATGCACTTATCCAAGGACTTTACCTTCCTGCTGGTTCTGCGAGAAGCGGTGTCTCTGCTcggcacagaatgcagtggagtatGGGACCTGCGTCTGCTTTGTAAAGTGTGTCTTTTACCACTGCTCAAACTATGACGAAGAAGACAGCTGTGCAGATAATCCGTGCTCCTGCAGTCAGTCGCATTGCTGTGCCCGGTGGTCAGCCATGGGCTTTATGTCTCTCTTAATGCCCTGCCTGTGGTGTTACCTGCCTGCCAAAGGCTGCCTTAAGTTGTGCCAGGGGTGCTACGATAGGGTTAACCGTCCTGGGTGCCGTTGCAAAAATTCAAACACTGTTTGTTGCAAGGTTCCTAGCTTACCTCCTCGGAACCTTGAGAAGCCCTCCTAG